ACACACCCCTTCCCATTGAAATACTTCCTTGAAAATGGGAAAACCACACCCGCGAACCACGCCGAAATTTAGTTAATGAAAGTCGGCTATCAAAATGAATTGTAAGAATGCGTTTTGGCGCGAAGGGTTTTTGAAAAGACTAGGTTAGCTGAAAAAATTATTGATGAATTTTTTGTCAAAAAAAACTTTATATGTATATTTAACGCTCTTTTAGGCGAGAGTGGTGAAATTGGCATACACGCTAGACTTAGGATCTAGTGCCGCAAGGCGTAAGGGTTCGACTCCCTTCTCTCGCACGGTTCATTTACATGCCAAAGTGGTGGAATTGGTAGACGCGCTGGACTCAAAATCCAGTGGGCTTCATCGCCCGTGTGGGTTCGAGTCCCACCTTTGGTACATTACACGAAAAAAGTCGGGCATAAAAACCCGACTTTTTTTTCTCGAATTTTGCTGTTGATTTGATATTAAATAGGCGCTCCCTTTTTTTTGAACGCAAGCATTATCAACGGTTTCTATGATTTTCTAACGCCTCAAGTATTTTTCCAACCGAACATTTTTCCCCTGAAAACAAATCAACGCATCTACTTACGAGCGTTCTTATCTCTTCCAAAATTATCCATAAAAACACCCCCCAAAAGGAAACGTTCTCTTAACATGAAAAGCCTAACTTGCTCTTTTGATTAAAAAAATGGCTCTGAAAAAAGCAACGAAGTTTTATGCGAGGTGAGAAAAAAGCATTGCGGTTTCGACTAAAAATTGTCATGACGGTTTTGCTATGCGGCGCGATATCGCTGACAGGTTGCGCAAGAAAGTCGGATGAACAGCGGCGCTCGAAATCGGGCAAGGCCGTGATTCAAAATACCGGCTCGGATACGATGGTCAATTTGGCGCAAGCTTGGGCGGAAGAATACGCGACGGTGGACTCCACCGTATCAGTCGAGGTTTCTGGCGGCGGCTCGGGCACGGGCATCGCCGCGCTGATTAACGGCACAGTTGATATTGCCAATTGCAGCCGAAAAATTGAGCCGGACGAGCGGAAACGCGCGGAAGAAAACACCGGCAAAACACCGGACGAATTCGTTGTGGCCTACGATGCGCTTGCAGTTTTCGTCAGCAAACAAAATCCTCTTTCAGAAATTTCCTTGAGCCAGTTGGCTGAAATTTATGGTGAAAACGGCAGCATCACGAAATGGTCGCAGCTTGGCATCACCGGCATGAAGCGCGACGAAATCATCGTGATTAATCGCCAATCCAATTCCGGCACCTACCATTATTTCCGTGAAGCCGTGCTCGGCAAAAAGCGGGATTTCCGCTTGGGCACTTACGACATGCACGGCTCGAAAGATGTCGTGGAAGTCGTGGCCAGAACGCCTGGCGCTATTGGCTTCAGCGGCATGGGCTACGCGACACACGATGTCAAAATGCTTCGTATCTGCGTTTCCGAAGCCGACTCGGCTTTTTTGCCGAACATTCAAAACGCGCTCTCGGGAAAATATCCCATCGCCCGCCCACTTTTGATGTACACAATCGGCGAGCCGACCCCGGTGATCAAAAATTATTTGGATTGGATTTTTTCTAAGCACGGGCAAAAAATCGTGGCGCTAAACGGATACATTCCGCTAACGGCGGACGCCCACTTAGGCAATCACTTTTCGGAAGGACGGTAACGATGCAAAATCGCGGTAATTGGGAAATGCTGAGCGAAAAGTTCATAGAACGCTTGATTTGGCTTTGCGGCATCAGTTCGATTTTGTTCGTCTTCGGCATTTTCTTTTTCGTTTTTCGAGAAGGCGCGGGCTTTTTGTTCGACGGCTTCAACGCGAAGGAGTTTTTCACGAGCATCGAATGGTATCCGACCTCGCAAAATCATGTTCGCTACGGCGCACTGGCGCTCATCGCAGGCACGTTTAGCGTGACGCTGGTTTCGATGGCAATCGCCGTACCGTTCGGCTTGGGCGCGGCCATCTACATTTCGGAATTTTGCAGCCCGAAGGTCAAAGAAGTTTTGAAAATCACGATTGAACTTTTGGCGGCGATTCCTTCGGTGGTTTGGGGTTTCATCGGACTGACGATTATGAACCAATTGATTATCGAACTTTTCAACGCGCCGATAGGTCTAACCGTGCTGAACGGCGGCCTGATTCTGGCTTTGATGAGCGTGCCGATTATCGTCTCCATTGGCGAAGATGCGCTGAAGGCCGTCCCTGATTCGTACCGTGAGGCGTCGCTGGCGTTGGGTGCAACGCGCTGGCAAACGATTTATCGAGTGCTGTTGCCTGCGGCGAAAAACGGTCTTTTGGCTGCGGCGTTGCTCGGCGTCGGGCGAGCGGTCGGCGAAACGATGGCGGTGCTGATGGCGACCGGCCATTCGATTCGTATCCCGACCAGTTTGCTTGAACCCGTCCGAACCCTAACGGCCACGATTGCGGCTGAACTCGGTGAAGCGCCCATGCACTCCGAGCATTA
Above is a window of Chloroherpeton thalassium ATCC 35110 DNA encoding:
- the pstC gene encoding phosphate ABC transporter permease subunit PstC, coding for MQNRGNWEMLSEKFIERLIWLCGISSILFVFGIFFFVFREGAGFLFDGFNAKEFFTSIEWYPTSQNHVRYGALALIAGTFSVTLVSMAIAVPFGLGAAIYISEFCSPKVKEVLKITIELLAAIPSVVWGFIGLTIMNQLIIELFNAPIGLTVLNGGLILALMSVPIIVSIGEDALKAVPDSYREASLALGATRWQTIYRVLLPAAKNGLLAAALLGVGRAVGETMAVLMATGHSIRIPTSLLEPVRTLTATIAAELGEAPMHSEHYQVLFIIGILLFTITFVVNLVADLAVRGIRNQAS
- a CDS encoding phosphate ABC transporter substrate-binding protein, encoding MTVLLCGAISLTGCARKSDEQRRSKSGKAVIQNTGSDTMVNLAQAWAEEYATVDSTVSVEVSGGGSGTGIAALINGTVDIANCSRKIEPDERKRAEENTGKTPDEFVVAYDALAVFVSKQNPLSEISLSQLAEIYGENGSITKWSQLGITGMKRDEIIVINRQSNSGTYHYFREAVLGKKRDFRLGTYDMHGSKDVVEVVARTPGAIGFSGMGYATHDVKMLRICVSEADSAFLPNIQNALSGKYPIARPLLMYTIGEPTPVIKNYLDWIFSKHGQKIVALNGYIPLTADAHLGNHFSEGR